One window of the Natronomonas marina genome contains the following:
- a CDS encoding DUF1918 domain-containing protein — protein sequence MAFEKGDAVVLHDQHSEYDGETGEVTQVSETMFGDSTYIVQFEEGQEAGIPEDSLEAAE from the coding sequence ATGGCATTCGAGAAGGGAGACGCCGTTGTTCTCCACGACCAGCACAGCGAATACGACGGCGAGACGGGCGAGGTCACGCAGGTCTCCGAGACCATGTTCGGCGACAGCACCTACATCGTCCAGTTCGAGGAGGGCCAGGAGGCCGGCATCCCCGAGGACTCGCTGGAAGCCGCGGAGTGA
- a CDS encoding helix-turn-helix domain-containing protein, with protein MKSLRCTVHIDESAMHPVHRRLTNDDALVRDALLHGHRAGDGPDTLMFYVEGDREAYVDALESTDRVVDYEVTPLTEEACYAYVREHASDFDAELQGAFELPGLLVVPPVEFRSDGTARLTVVGEADALQTALESVPAAARADVEKVREYGGPPASPGVDLTDRQREAVAAALEVGYYEVPRQGSVEAVARRLDCAPGTASEHLRKAERAAMAATVEAD; from the coding sequence ATGAAGTCCCTCCGCTGTACCGTCCACATCGACGAGTCGGCGATGCACCCCGTCCACCGGCGACTGACGAACGACGACGCGCTGGTCCGGGACGCGCTGTTGCACGGCCACCGGGCCGGCGACGGGCCGGACACGCTCATGTTCTACGTCGAGGGCGACCGCGAGGCCTACGTCGACGCGCTGGAGTCGACGGACCGGGTCGTCGACTACGAGGTGACGCCGCTGACCGAGGAGGCCTGTTACGCCTACGTCCGAGAGCACGCCAGCGACTTCGACGCCGAACTCCAGGGCGCCTTCGAGTTGCCGGGCCTGCTCGTGGTGCCGCCGGTGGAGTTCCGCAGCGACGGGACCGCACGACTGACCGTCGTCGGCGAGGCCGACGCCCTGCAGACGGCGCTGGAGTCGGTGCCGGCCGCCGCACGGGCCGACGTCGAGAAGGTCCGCGAGTACGGCGGCCCGCCGGCGTCGCCGGGCGTCGACCTCACGGACAGACAGCGGGAGGCGGTGGCCGCGGCCCTGGAGGTGGGCTACTACGAGGTGCCGAGGCAGGGCTCCGTCGAGGCGGTCGCCCGACGGCTGGACTGTGCGCCCGGGACCGCCTCCGAGCACCTCCGGAAGGCCGAACGGGCGGCGATGGCGGCGACGGTCGAGGCCGATTGA
- a CDS encoding NADH-quinone oxidoreductase subunit D, translated as MAVHLPRMSTDAVYEERPDLGVPEELAAFAVEYEEHLNAPGVVVRADEVADALRVARDELGYDHCACVTAQDYGDRYETIYHLRAYDDPTDELSVVVPVPASDPTSESAAGVYRTADWHEREAYDLVGIEYEGHPDPRRILLPETWQGHPLSQDYDPEKSQVVPYREHANPLQDDQRRGDTMLVNIGPHHPATHGVLHLRVTLDGEQTADVDPDIGYIHRCEEQMCQQGTYRHQIMPYPDRWDWGGGGILNEWAYARTAEDLADIEVPEYAKVVRTMAAELSRILSHMLAVGAYALDVVGDFNATWQYAFRDRELVQEILEDLTGQRLMFNYFRLGGVSWDIPEPREEFFEKVRSFVDGLPPKMVEYHDLLTSNEILQTRTVGVGELPPETAKQHGCTGPVARGSGVDYDLRRDDPYGYYPELDWDVVTEDGCDNFARLLVRLREVEESAKIIEQCVDLLAEWPEDDRTIQANVPRTLKPDPDTEIYRAVEAAKGELGIYIRSDGTDKPARFKIRGPSFSHVGALPAIAEGEYIPDLIASLGSLDTIMGEVDR; from the coding sequence ATGGCGGTTCACCTCCCGCGTATGTCGACCGACGCCGTCTACGAGGAGCGACCGGACCTGGGGGTACCGGAGGAACTCGCGGCCTTCGCCGTCGAGTACGAGGAGCACCTGAACGCGCCGGGGGTGGTCGTGCGCGCCGACGAGGTGGCCGACGCCCTCCGGGTGGCCCGCGACGAGCTGGGCTACGACCACTGCGCCTGCGTCACCGCCCAGGACTACGGGGACCGCTACGAGACGATTTACCACCTCCGGGCATACGACGACCCGACGGACGAGTTGAGCGTCGTCGTGCCGGTGCCGGCGTCCGACCCGACCAGCGAGTCGGCGGCGGGCGTCTACCGGACGGCCGACTGGCACGAGCGGGAGGCCTACGACCTCGTCGGCATCGAGTACGAGGGGCACCCCGACCCCCGGCGCATCCTCCTGCCCGAGACGTGGCAGGGCCACCCACTCTCGCAGGACTACGACCCCGAGAAGTCGCAGGTGGTCCCCTACCGGGAGCACGCCAACCCCCTGCAGGACGACCAGCGGCGCGGGGACACGATGCTCGTCAACATCGGCCCGCACCACCCGGCGACCCACGGCGTCCTGCACCTCCGGGTGACGCTCGACGGCGAGCAGACCGCCGACGTCGACCCGGACATCGGCTACATCCACCGCTGCGAGGAGCAGATGTGCCAGCAGGGCACCTACCGGCACCAGATCATGCCCTACCCCGACCGGTGGGACTGGGGCGGCGGCGGCATCCTCAACGAGTGGGCCTACGCCCGCACCGCCGAGGACCTCGCCGACATCGAGGTGCCCGAGTACGCGAAGGTCGTCCGGACGATGGCCGCCGAGTTGAGCCGCATCCTCTCGCACATGCTCGCGGTCGGCGCCTACGCCCTCGACGTCGTCGGCGACTTCAACGCCACCTGGCAGTACGCCTTCCGGGACCGCGAACTCGTCCAGGAAATCCTCGAGGACCTCACTGGCCAGCGGCTGATGTTCAACTACTTCCGTCTCGGTGGTGTCTCGTGGGACATCCCCGAACCGCGCGAGGAGTTCTTCGAGAAGGTGCGCTCGTTCGTCGACGGTCTCCCGCCGAAGATGGTCGAGTACCACGACCTGCTGACCTCCAACGAGATACTCCAGACCCGGACCGTCGGCGTCGGGGAACTGCCGCCCGAGACGGCCAAGCAGCACGGCTGCACCGGTCCCGTCGCCCGCGGGTCCGGCGTCGACTACGACCTCCGGCGGGACGACCCCTACGGCTACTACCCCGAACTCGACTGGGACGTCGTCACCGAGGACGGCTGTGACAACTTCGCCCGACTGCTGGTCCGGTTGCGCGAGGTCGAGGAGTCCGCGAAGATAATCGAGCAGTGCGTCGACCTGCTGGCCGAGTGGCCCGAGGACGACCGGACCATCCAGGCCAACGTCCCGCGGACGCTGAAGCCCGACCCCGACACCGAGATTTACCGCGCCGTCGAGGCCGCCAAGGGCGAACTCGGCATCTACATCCGCTCGGACGGCACGGACAAGCCCGCCCGGTTCAAGATTCGGGGACCCTCCTTCTCGCACGTCGGGGCGCTGCCGGCGATAGCCGAAGGCGAGTACATCCCCGACCTCATCGCGTCGCTGGGCAGCCTCGACACCATCATGGGCGAGGTCGACCGCTGA
- a CDS encoding winged helix-turn-helix domain-containing protein, whose amino-acid sequence MTDEEATAEGLTAEDAFGLLGNELRAEIMRVLGESPHEGLSFSELRTRVDEGVDSGQFNYHLQKLVGPFVENTDDGYVLRAPGLALYRAIRSGAFNRRVTVEPFDAGFDCYFCSTPVEASYDDGSFRLVCPGCDHLFASTMLPPSAVSEADETELLARVDQYNRHQMLVASRGVCPICVNPMELEFVPSEEVWSEGSERLDVFVHWGCDHCGRQQYMTVGLALLYHPALISFFYEHGVDLTSVNHWELEFVLSDEHTTVRSRDPWEVAVAVTLEGLTLELVVDEELNVIETNRY is encoded by the coding sequence ATGACCGACGAGGAGGCCACGGCAGAGGGGCTGACCGCCGAGGACGCCTTCGGACTGCTGGGCAACGAACTCCGCGCCGAGATAATGCGGGTGCTCGGAGAGTCGCCACACGAGGGACTCTCCTTCTCGGAACTGCGGACCCGCGTCGACGAGGGCGTCGACAGCGGCCAGTTCAACTACCACCTCCAGAAGCTCGTCGGCCCGTTCGTCGAGAACACCGATGACGGATACGTGCTGCGTGCGCCGGGGCTGGCGCTGTACCGCGCCATCCGCTCGGGCGCGTTCAACCGCCGGGTCACGGTCGAGCCGTTCGATGCCGGCTTCGACTGCTACTTCTGTTCGACCCCTGTGGAGGCGTCCTACGACGACGGCTCCTTCCGGCTGGTCTGTCCCGGCTGCGACCACCTCTTTGCGAGCACGATGCTGCCGCCGAGTGCTGTCTCGGAGGCCGACGAGACGGAACTGCTGGCCCGGGTCGACCAGTACAACCGCCACCAGATGCTGGTCGCCTCCCGCGGGGTCTGTCCGATCTGCGTCAACCCGATGGAACTGGAGTTCGTGCCGTCCGAGGAAGTGTGGTCGGAGGGATCCGAACGGCTCGACGTCTTCGTCCACTGGGGGTGTGACCACTGCGGCCGGCAACAGTACATGACCGTCGGGCTCGCGCTTCTGTACCACCCCGCGTTGATCTCCTTTTTCTACGAGCACGGCGTCGATCTGACCTCCGTCAACCACTGGGAACTGGAGTTCGTCCTCTCGGACGAACACACGACGGTCCGCTCGCGGGATCCCTGGGAGGTCGCCGTCGCGGTCACGCTCGAGGGGCTGACGCTGGAACTCGTCGTCGACGAGGAACTGAACGTGATCGAGACGAACCGGTACTGA
- a CDS encoding NUDIX hydrolase: MTTFDGLWYLADEATRRAERAYHRTVDRHDGGYLERTYRKYVSRGRFRTLTERITDSGAPYGAHTLVYRPSGELLLVRHEGVGKWVLPGGDLEGSETFHEAARRELREETGIGASYEGLAMLVRVEIACDDHETWGVMPVFLARAEAVELTVADPDDEIGAARWFAPESVPEDTRDREDIIAAANAVA, encoded by the coding sequence ATGACGACCTTCGACGGCCTGTGGTACCTCGCCGACGAGGCGACCCGGCGGGCCGAACGGGCCTACCATCGGACCGTCGACCGCCACGACGGCGGGTACCTCGAGCGCACCTACCGGAAGTACGTCTCCCGGGGCCGGTTCCGGACGCTCACCGAGCGCATCACCGACAGCGGCGCCCCCTACGGCGCCCACACGCTGGTCTATCGACCCTCCGGCGAACTCCTCCTCGTCCGCCACGAGGGCGTCGGCAAGTGGGTCCTCCCCGGCGGCGACCTCGAGGGATCGGAGACGTTCCACGAGGCCGCCCGCCGCGAACTCCGCGAGGAGACCGGCATCGGCGCCAGTTACGAGGGACTGGCGATGCTCGTCCGCGTGGAGATCGCCTGTGACGACCACGAGACCTGGGGCGTGATGCCGGTGTTCCTGGCGCGTGCGGAGGCGGTCGAGTTGACCGTCGCCGACCCCGACGATGAGATAGGCGCCGCGCGCTGGTTCGCCCCCGAGTCGGTCCCCGAGGACACCCGGGACCGCGAGGACATCATCGCCGCCGCGAACGCCGTCGCCTGA
- a CDS encoding RNA-binding protein: MSAVPFHYVDLRTFCYATEDEKRVEAALRTFLPEDAEIERQETEGHNGDRILVLSVRLERADEVRHVLSRLAEIDDFEGLLAELDQRIDDNCAFFLGLDKQAAYKGTVELGDGLMLRGKVEAYPADRERAIETAEAALEDLHAGETP; this comes from the coding sequence ATGAGCGCCGTCCCGTTCCACTACGTCGACCTCCGGACCTTCTGTTACGCGACGGAGGACGAAAAACGGGTCGAGGCGGCGCTGCGGACGTTCCTGCCCGAGGACGCCGAAATCGAGCGTCAGGAGACCGAGGGCCACAACGGCGACCGGATACTCGTCCTCTCGGTCCGTCTGGAGCGGGCCGATGAGGTCAGACACGTCCTTTCTCGACTGGCCGAAATCGACGACTTCGAGGGGCTTCTCGCGGAACTCGACCAGCGCATCGACGACAACTGCGCGTTCTTCCTCGGCCTCGACAAGCAGGCCGCCTACAAGGGGACGGTCGAACTCGGCGACGGCCTGATGCTGCGCGGGAAGGTCGAGGCCTACCCCGCCGACAGGGAGCGCGCCATCGAGACGGCCGAGGCGGCCCTCGAGGACCTCCACGCCGGCGAGACCCCGTAA
- a CDS encoding PQQ-binding-like beta-propeller repeat protein: protein MTDREWPLDRRTVLRTTGAGVLGTPALADRAAAGTAAGEQRWRFQTDDTSSGVQSSPTVVDGTAFVGSWDNNVYAVDVATGDEQWRFSTDGEVSSSPTVVEGVVFVGSNDSRLYALDAATGDELWRFETGAQIESAPTVSDGLVFVGSWDDNLYAVDAAFGDEQWRFETGDTVRSSPTVADGTVFVGSNDGRLYAVDAATGDELWRLGTDGEVISSPTVADGTVFVGSDDRNVYAVDAATGEEQWRSGVGYLVRSSPTVLDGTLYVADTSVHALDADDGTEQWSGGSNYFTSSSPTVADDTVFYGSGDDNVYALDAATGDEKWRFETGRRVDSSPTVVDGTVFVGSNDGGLYAIGAGVPDASDGSRVSLGTLGHHRDWANEAGGGTAFTLTPTTPRINETVTFDAAATAGDSYQWEFGDGTTATGSTVDHTYAAVGDYDVVLTVESGGEAEQVSRTVSVAEYDDDGDAGVTAAFDYAPAIPTPEETVTFDAGLASGAIDSYEWEFDDGTTATGRTVTHAFDAAGTYEVELRVADQGADTVDVIEATLDVYADDSTGPSIGTNPSTPTAGDSVSFSTGLGPSDVDTPPEWNFGDGGTASGFQVTHEYADAGTYTVTLDSGAGNSQQELTVEAAPVDVDAVDRDIGGTLLPNVPLEEAFEAEVSTDGDSAVDRVEFDLDGTERTVTTPQDGSYPATFGTEGLSAPGGTLRVRAVTESGATREVTRHVDVLSLPAWLDFLVNGGLGLDVSLRSGDVSLVYDPLEDLLVSFQLPSDALGGGTDQKDQEQSTEFDLGFGASYDPSARTADVEAEGEVSADLMRAAVTADATITGTVETDLELVAASGSLDADAEVDIPSVGPIPLSIPVPGTDSTIGIVPTVAPGIAAQFNFDDELDFQNGTVTPSVDLDVTVGLMIEDPFVGYVSAGLEVTGSGDFTAEFDVGTADRNLGGEIVLSGEVVLDAVVGVLSLDGTLLDEEFGEGVDAESTGATLTGEAAPFGGPNPSGEAAAALAEGDVRTTTRLTDRPYEDTQPTVAPLGENAHVVAWSSQDDAKSAEAGRDVVVRRFEGGSAVSTTRITDDTTADVAPVATALADGRILLAWSTFTFDATEQAFDADAFFDSAEIAFSVFDGDGWSDPQRLTDTARTQQRPTVAAAGDEWVLAWQSIDDDAPATDVRVARVRPDGSTTELDARTAAANPDVAARQDGAVDLAYCTVDSGTTTGVTHERIDDGTVVGTDQYAAAGVRDVVAADGRLAWTLGSGESDPTVVAASGGSKTALTVRDDVTTVSELSLSSAAGDYVLSYRAKWRDSPNRDLVYRLDRGDGWIRDRRIAGGPATDLNLWYSETRFASAETFLTAYAVGEPDPGATDDVFVTRQPFAPAYTVEATATQAAVGEESTVEYTLANRGDTAGSESVTVAVRNGGGETVASRSYDPLAVAGSRTDSVAVAVDETGRFEVAVEAAEPTLSAADSRTEVVAARPALSVGETTATRQSETEATVEIRVRNEGGVPAEDVPVAVADAGGRIAESTAAVVPASGETAVTATVDPTALDRSEPQTVTIAPDGGVAEAAVSTRTRRVHLVRPSLAIGEVRFRRDDETFVEAVLSNRGPGEGRGTVRVLDAASGEALGSSDVAVPPGAPEAATFETCQVATPGLTEGDAVRVVVEPAFGSRETKALGVETDVEAVLPGTLVTGAAAYTDASGVVDTDGLRRAVDDWRGGEIDTDLLRNVIEYWRSGDPVE, encoded by the coding sequence GTGACCGACCGCGAGTGGCCGCTGGACCGCCGTACCGTCCTGCGGACGACCGGTGCCGGCGTCCTGGGCACGCCGGCGCTCGCGGACCGGGCGGCCGCGGGGACCGCCGCCGGCGAGCAGCGCTGGCGGTTCCAGACCGACGACACGTCCAGCGGGGTGCAGTCGTCGCCGACGGTCGTCGACGGCACCGCCTTCGTCGGTAGCTGGGACAACAACGTCTACGCCGTCGATGTGGCCACGGGCGACGAGCAGTGGCGCTTCTCGACCGACGGCGAGGTCAGCTCCTCGCCGACGGTCGTCGAGGGGGTCGTCTTCGTCGGGAGCAACGACAGCCGCCTGTACGCCCTGGACGCGGCCACCGGCGACGAACTGTGGCGATTCGAGACCGGGGCACAGATCGAGTCCGCACCGACGGTCTCCGACGGCCTGGTCTTCGTCGGGAGCTGGGACGACAACCTCTACGCGGTGGACGCGGCCTTCGGCGACGAGCAGTGGCGCTTCGAGACGGGTGACACCGTCCGGTCGTCGCCGACGGTGGCCGACGGCACCGTCTTCGTCGGGAGCAACGACGGTCGACTCTACGCGGTGGACGCGGCCACCGGCGACGAACTGTGGCGCCTCGGGACCGACGGCGAGGTCATCTCCTCGCCGACGGTGGCCGACGGCACCGTCTTCGTCGGCAGCGACGACCGCAACGTCTACGCGGTGGACGCGGCCACCGGGGAGGAACAGTGGCGCTCCGGCGTGGGCTACCTCGTCCGGTCGTCGCCGACCGTCCTCGACGGCACCCTCTACGTCGCGGACACCTCGGTGCACGCGCTCGACGCCGACGACGGCACCGAACAGTGGAGCGGGGGCTCGAACTACTTCACGAGTTCGTCGCCGACGGTGGCCGACGACACCGTCTTCTACGGGAGCGGCGACGACAACGTGTACGCCCTGGACGCGGCGACGGGCGACGAGAAGTGGCGCTTCGAGACCGGCAGACGCGTCGACTCCTCGCCGACCGTCGTCGACGGCACCGTCTTCGTCGGGAGCAACGACGGCGGTCTCTACGCGATAGGCGCCGGCGTCCCCGACGCCAGCGACGGCTCCCGGGTCTCGCTCGGAACGCTCGGACACCACCGGGACTGGGCCAACGAGGCCGGCGGCGGGACCGCGTTCACGCTGACCCCGACGACGCCCCGTATCAACGAGACGGTCACCTTCGACGCCGCCGCGACGGCCGGCGACAGCTACCAGTGGGAGTTCGGGGACGGCACCACCGCCACGGGGTCGACCGTCGACCACACCTACGCCGCCGTCGGCGACTACGACGTCGTCCTCACCGTCGAATCCGGTGGTGAAGCCGAACAGGTCAGCCGGACGGTGTCGGTCGCCGAGTACGACGACGACGGCGACGCCGGCGTCACCGCGGCCTTCGACTACGCGCCCGCGATTCCGACTCCCGAGGAGACGGTCACCTTCGACGCCGGCCTCGCCAGCGGCGCCATCGACAGCTACGAGTGGGAGTTCGACGACGGTACCACCGCCACGGGCCGGACCGTCACCCACGCCTTCGACGCGGCCGGCACCTACGAGGTCGAACTGCGGGTGGCCGACCAGGGGGCGGACACCGTCGACGTCATCGAGGCGACCCTCGACGTCTACGCCGACGATTCGACCGGCCCGTCCATCGGCACCAACCCCTCGACCCCGACGGCGGGCGATTCGGTGTCGTTCTCGACCGGTCTCGGCCCGTCGGACGTCGACACCCCGCCGGAGTGGAACTTCGGGGACGGCGGGACCGCGAGTGGCTTTCAGGTCACCCACGAGTACGCCGATGCCGGCACCTACACGGTCACTCTCGACAGCGGGGCCGGCAACTCCCAGCAGGAACTGACCGTCGAGGCGGCCCCCGTCGACGTCGACGCCGTCGACCGCGACATCGGCGGGACGCTCCTCCCGAACGTCCCCCTGGAGGAGGCCTTCGAGGCGGAGGTGTCCACGGATGGCGACAGCGCCGTCGACCGCGTCGAGTTCGACCTCGACGGGACCGAGCGGACGGTCACCACCCCGCAGGACGGCAGCTATCCGGCCACCTTCGGGACGGAGGGGCTGTCGGCGCCGGGCGGGACGCTCCGTGTCCGGGCCGTCACCGAGAGCGGTGCCACCCGGGAGGTCACCCGCCACGTCGACGTGCTGTCGCTGCCCGCCTGGCTCGACTTCCTCGTCAACGGCGGTCTCGGCCTCGACGTCTCGCTGCGGAGCGGCGACGTCTCGCTCGTGTACGACCCGCTGGAGGACCTGCTCGTCAGTTTCCAGTTGCCGAGCGACGCACTCGGCGGCGGGACCGACCAGAAAGACCAGGAGCAATCGACCGAGTTCGACCTCGGGTTCGGTGCCAGCTACGACCCGAGCGCCCGGACGGCCGACGTCGAGGCCGAGGGCGAGGTTTCGGCGGACCTGATGCGTGCGGCCGTCACCGCCGACGCGACGATTACGGGCACCGTCGAGACCGACCTCGAACTCGTGGCCGCGTCGGGCAGTCTCGACGCCGACGCCGAGGTCGACATCCCGAGCGTCGGGCCGATTCCACTGAGCATCCCGGTTCCGGGCACCGACTCGACCATCGGTATCGTCCCCACCGTCGCGCCCGGAATCGCCGCCCAGTTCAACTTCGACGACGAACTCGACTTCCAGAACGGCACGGTCACGCCCAGCGTCGACCTCGACGTGACCGTCGGACTCATGATAGAGGACCCCTTCGTCGGCTACGTCAGCGCCGGCCTGGAGGTGACCGGGTCCGGCGACTTCACCGCGGAGTTCGACGTCGGGACCGCCGACCGGAACCTGGGGGGCGAAATCGTCCTCAGCGGCGAGGTCGTCCTCGACGCAGTCGTCGGCGTCCTCAGCCTCGACGGGACCCTCCTCGACGAGGAGTTCGGCGAGGGCGTCGACGCCGAGTCGACGGGCGCGACGCTCACCGGCGAGGCGGCCCCGTTCGGCGGACCCAATCCGTCCGGCGAGGCTGCTGCCGCCCTCGCGGAGGGCGACGTCCGGACCACCACGCGGCTCACCGACCGGCCCTACGAGGACACCCAGCCGACGGTCGCGCCGCTCGGCGAGAACGCCCACGTCGTCGCCTGGAGCAGCCAGGACGACGCCAAGAGCGCCGAGGCGGGCCGCGACGTCGTCGTGCGCCGCTTCGAGGGCGGGTCGGCCGTCTCGACGACCCGGATCACCGACGACACGACCGCCGACGTCGCGCCCGTCGCCACCGCACTGGCGGACGGCCGCATCCTGCTGGCGTGGTCGACGTTCACCTTCGACGCGACCGAACAGGCGTTCGACGCCGACGCCTTCTTCGACTCGGCGGAGATCGCCTTCAGCGTCTTCGACGGCGACGGCTGGAGCGACCCCCAGCGGCTCACCGACACGGCCCGGACCCAGCAGCGCCCCACCGTCGCGGCCGCCGGCGACGAGTGGGTGCTGGCCTGGCAGTCGATCGACGACGACGCGCCCGCGACCGACGTCCGCGTCGCACGGGTCCGCCCGGACGGGTCGACGACGGAACTGGACGCCAGGACCGCCGCGGCCAACCCCGACGTGGCGGCCCGCCAAGACGGCGCCGTCGACCTCGCGTACTGCACCGTCGACTCGGGGACGACCACCGGCGTCACCCACGAGCGCATCGACGACGGCACCGTCGTCGGCACCGACCAGTACGCGGCCGCGGGCGTCCGGGACGTCGTGGCGGCCGACGGTCGACTGGCGTGGACGCTCGGCAGCGGCGAGAGCGACCCGACGGTCGTGGCCGCGAGCGGTGGCTCGAAAACGGCGTTGACCGTCCGCGACGACGTGACGACCGTCTCGGAACTGTCGCTGTCCAGCGCCGCCGGCGACTACGTGCTGTCCTACCGGGCGAAGTGGCGCGACAGCCCGAACCGGGACCTCGTCTACCGACTCGACCGGGGCGACGGCTGGATTCGGGACCGGCGCATCGCCGGCGGGCCGGCCACGGACCTGAACCTGTGGTACTCCGAGACCCGGTTCGCGTCGGCCGAGACGTTCCTGACGGCCTACGCCGTCGGCGAACCGGACCCCGGTGCGACCGACGACGTGTTCGTCACCCGCCAGCCGTTCGCGCCCGCCTACACCGTCGAGGCGACGGCGACGCAGGCGGCGGTCGGCGAGGAGAGCACCGTCGAGTACACCCTCGCGAACCGGGGCGACACGGCGGGGTCCGAGTCCGTGACCGTCGCGGTGCGGAACGGCGGCGGCGAGACGGTCGCCAGCCGAAGCTACGACCCGCTCGCAGTCGCGGGGTCCCGCACCGACAGCGTGGCCGTCGCGGTCGACGAGACGGGTCGCTTCGAGGTGGCCGTCGAGGCCGCCGAGCCGACGCTCTCGGCGGCCGACTCGCGGACGGAGGTGGTCGCGGCACGCCCGGCACTCTCCGTCGGCGAGACGACCGCCACCCGCCAGAGCGAGACCGAGGCGACCGTCGAAATCCGGGTCCGCAACGAGGGCGGCGTGCCGGCCGAGGACGTGCCCGTCGCGGTCGCTGACGCCGGCGGTCGGATCGCCGAGTCGACCGCGGCCGTCGTGCCGGCCAGCGGGGAGACGGCGGTGACGGCGACGGTGGACCCGACGGCGCTGGACCGCAGCGAGCCACAGACGGTGACGATTGCACCCGACGGCGGGGTCGCCGAGGCGGCCGTCTCGACCCGAACGCGGCGGGTCCACCTGGTCCGGCCGTCGCTGGCAATCGGCGAGGTGCGCTTCCGACGCGACGACGAAACGTTCGTGGAGGCGGTGCTGTCGAACCGCGGTCCCGGCGAGGGGCGCGGCACCGTCCGGGTACTCGACGCGGCGAGCGGGGAGGCGCTCGGGAGCAGCGACGTGGCGGTGCCGCCGGGTGCGCCCGAGGCGGCGACGTTCGAGACGTGCCAGGTCGCCACGCCGGGCCTCACGGAGGGGGACGCGGTCCGGGTCGTCGTCGAACCGGCGTTCGGCAGCCGCGAGACCAAAGCGTTGGGCGTCGAGACGGACGTCGAGGCGGTGCTGCCGGGGACGCTCGTCACCGGGGCGGCCGCCTACACCGACGCGAGCGGCGTCGTCGACACCGACGGCCTCCGGCGGGCCGTCGACGACTGGCGCGGCGGCGAAATCGACACCGACCTGCTCCGGAACGTCATCGAGTACTGGCGGTCCGGCGACCCGGTCGAGTGA
- a CDS encoding sterol carrier protein translates to MPYFPTEAWLEAYRRRLNDSEAFADLGAGWARGFDGDVRYVITDLPVETTTLGDLPPGVLDGLPDHVRERVADVPLAEAPAAFDPIREGLPDDVVDRLDQLERYAVDGTVHAHVGLEDGRCTDVEVLESPDEREAGFVLRGSYDVWRSIVDGRPSSSAVLSGDLAFEGNRVRRLRYAPMFGMLGDAAADVETTHLFPAEETPSQPVLDTAMRGRSLLERQVHRRVKRTVDLL, encoded by the coding sequence ATGCCGTACTTCCCGACCGAGGCGTGGCTGGAGGCGTACAGGCGACGACTGAACGACAGCGAGGCGTTCGCCGACCTCGGGGCCGGGTGGGCCCGCGGCTTCGACGGCGACGTCCGCTACGTCATCACCGACCTGCCGGTCGAGACGACGACGCTCGGGGACCTCCCGCCGGGCGTCCTCGATGGACTGCCCGACCACGTCCGCGAGCGGGTCGCCGACGTTCCGCTGGCGGAGGCGCCGGCCGCGTTCGACCCCATCCGGGAGGGGCTGCCCGACGACGTGGTCGACAGGCTCGACCAGCTGGAACGGTACGCCGTCGACGGGACGGTGCACGCCCACGTCGGCCTGGAGGACGGCCGCTGTACCGACGTCGAGGTACTCGAATCGCCCGACGAGCGCGAGGCGGGGTTCGTCCTCCGTGGCTCCTACGACGTCTGGCGGTCGATAGTCGACGGCCGGCCGTCATCGTCGGCCGTCCTGAGCGGCGACCTCGCCTTCGAGGGCAACCGCGTGCGACGGCTCCGCTACGCCCCGATGTTCGGAATGTTGGGCGACGCCGCCGCCGACGTGGAGACGACCCACCTGTTCCCCGCGGAGGAGACGCCCTCGCAGCCGGTGCTGGACACGGCGATGCGGGGTCGCTCGCTGCTGGAGCGGCAGGTGCACCGGCGCGTCAAGCGGACGGTCGACCTCCTGTAG